Proteins found in one Campylobacter concisus genomic segment:
- a CDS encoding hemolysin family protein, with product MVILAIVFILLNAFFVLSEFSLVKVRKSRLEELIKEKKPNAQLAFEMSNKLDTYLSATQLGITLSSLALGWIGEPAVARLIEAPLKNFFNFSDILVHTVGFAIAFTLITLLHVVMGELVPKSVAIAKAETSVLKIARPLHFFWVLFSPVIKLFDILATIGLKILGIQPAKENELAHSEEEIKIIVGESLKGGVLDSFETEIIKNAVDFSDTVAKEIMTPRRDMICINKQKSFEENLQVVFESKYTRFPYIDGSKDIILGMIHIRDILQLHFSKDKEKSFDSIVRKFVIVPESLSISKVLVMMNKEQISAALVVDEYGGTAGLLTMEDIMEEVLGDFNDEHDEVDQHYKKINDNIYEFQGRYDLESVEEVLGISFDEETDQVTIGGYVFNLIGRLPVVGDKIEDENCYYEVRKMDGASISRVKVRKKIKNDEESIQS from the coding sequence TGCCTTTGAGATGTCAAACAAGCTTGATACTTATCTTAGTGCTACTCAGCTTGGTATCACACTAAGCTCACTTGCTCTTGGTTGGATCGGTGAGCCAGCAGTTGCAAGACTTATAGAAGCACCGCTTAAAAATTTCTTCAACTTTAGTGATATCTTAGTTCATACGGTTGGTTTTGCGATCGCATTTACGCTTATTACGCTACTTCACGTTGTAATGGGCGAGCTTGTGCCAAAGTCAGTTGCTATCGCAAAGGCTGAGACTTCAGTGTTAAAAATCGCTCGTCCTCTTCACTTTTTCTGGGTGCTATTTTCCCCTGTAATTAAGCTTTTTGATATTTTAGCGACCATTGGACTTAAAATTTTAGGCATCCAGCCAGCTAAAGAAAATGAGCTAGCCCACTCTGAAGAAGAGATAAAAATCATCGTTGGTGAGAGCTTAAAGGGCGGCGTGCTTGATAGTTTTGAGACTGAGATCATTAAAAATGCAGTTGATTTTAGTGACACAGTCGCAAAAGAGATCATGACGCCAAGACGCGATATGATCTGCATAAATAAACAAAAGAGCTTTGAAGAGAATTTGCAAGTTGTATTTGAATCAAAATATACTCGCTTTCCTTATATAGACGGCTCAAAAGATATTATTTTGGGCATGATACATATTAGAGATATTTTGCAGCTCCACTTTAGCAAAGATAAAGAGAAGAGTTTTGACTCAATTGTTCGTAAATTTGTCATCGTGCCTGAGAGCCTTTCTATTTCAAAAGTGCTTGTAATGATGAATAAAGAGCAAATTTCAGCAGCACTCGTAGTCGATGAGTATGGCGGCACAGCCGGACTTCTTACGATGGAAGATATAATGGAAGAGGTGCTTGGTGATTTTAATGACGAGCACGATGAAGTCGATCAACACTATAAAAAGATAAATGACAATATTTATGAATTTCAAGGCAGATATGATCTAGAGAGCGTTGAAGAGGTTCTTGGTATAAGCTTTGACGAAGAGACAGATCAAGTTACAATCGGTGGATATGTCTTCAACCTAATCGGTCGTTTGCCAGTAGTTGGGGATAAGATCGAGGATGAAAACTGCTACTACGAAGTAAGAAAGATGGATGGAGCCAGCATATCACGAGTCAAAGTTAGAAAAAAGATAAAAAATGATGAGGAGAGCATTCAATCTTAA
- a CDS encoding fumarate hydratase, whose product MKIINVKDIREVVAKLCKQACYVVTPDLKAAFTKAQSSESSSLGKDILGKILQNAKLAEEGVAPICQDTGMTVVFVQIGQDVHIEGGYIEDAINEGIAEGYTEGYLRKSVVAEPLFERKNTTNNTPAVIHTRIVPGDKLKIKVAPKGFGSENKSVLKMLVPADGIEGVKKVFLEAVKYAGPNACPPLTIGVGIGGTMDKAALLAKEAAVRSVDSKNSDPRYAKLEDELLELACKTGVGPQGLGGDTTAVKVNVEWYPTHIAGLPVAININCHAARHADAEL is encoded by the coding sequence ATGAAAATAATAAATGTAAAAGATATAAGAGAAGTCGTTGCTAAGCTTTGCAAACAGGCCTGTTATGTTGTGACGCCAGATTTAAAGGCTGCTTTTACAAAGGCTCAAAGTAGCGAAAGCTCGTCACTAGGCAAAGACATTTTGGGCAAAATTTTACAAAATGCTAAGCTTGCGGAAGAGGGCGTTGCACCTATCTGCCAAGACACCGGTATGACGGTTGTTTTTGTGCAGATCGGCCAAGATGTGCATATTGAGGGTGGATATATTGAAGATGCGATAAATGAGGGTATTGCGGAAGGCTACACTGAAGGCTATCTAAGAAAGTCAGTCGTTGCTGAACCACTTTTTGAAAGAAAAAATACCACAAACAACACTCCAGCTGTCATTCACACTAGGATCGTGCCAGGAGATAAGCTAAAGATAAAAGTAGCTCCAAAAGGTTTTGGTAGTGAGAATAAATCAGTTTTAAAAATGCTTGTACCAGCTGATGGTATAGAGGGTGTAAAAAAAGTCTTTTTAGAGGCTGTAAAATACGCTGGACCAAATGCCTGTCCTCCACTAACAATAGGCGTTGGCATAGGCGGTACGATGGATAAGGCAGCACTTTTGGCAAAAGAAGCGGCAGTTCGTTCAGTCGATAGTAAAAATTCTGATCCAAGATATGCCAAATTAGAAGATGAGCTACTAGAGCTTGCTTGCAAAACTGGTGTTGGTCCTCAAGGACTTGGTGGTGACACCACTGCTGTTAAAGTAAATGTCGAGTGGTATCCAACCCACATAGCAGGTCTTCCTGTTGCTATAAACATCAACTGCCACGCTGCACGCCACGCAGATGCCGAGCTTTAA
- a CDS encoding RidA family protein → MKKQISTKKAPQAIGPYSQAISANGFLFISGQLGVTPAGEFAGSSVEAQAEQSLENLKNILAEAGLTFDNAVKTTIFLADMADFVKVNNVYAKFFKEPYPARSTVAVKTLPKDALVEIELIVAY, encoded by the coding sequence ATGAAAAAACAAATCTCAACAAAAAAAGCTCCACAAGCGATTGGGCCATATTCTCAAGCTATTAGCGCAAATGGATTTTTATTTATCTCAGGTCAGCTTGGTGTCACACCAGCGGGTGAGTTTGCAGGTAGTAGTGTAGAGGCCCAAGCTGAGCAATCACTTGAAAATTTAAAAAATATCTTGGCTGAAGCAGGACTTACTTTTGATAATGCTGTAAAGACTACAATATTTCTAGCAGATATGGCAGATTTTGTTAAAGTAAATAATGTGTATGCTAAATTTTTTAAAGAGCCTTATCCTGCTAGAAGTACAGTAGCTGTTAAGACCTTGCCAAAAGACGCACTTGTGGAAATAGAGCTTATTGTAGCTTATTAA
- a CDS encoding Fe-S-containing hydro-lyase has translation MSEVKRITAPFDKEVAKSLKAGDNVLISGTIIAARDAAHKALTETLARGEKLPVELKGETIYYVGPTPAKPNQAIGAAGPTTSGRMDKYTPTMINEVGINGMIGKGYRSDAVVEAMKKSCCVYMVAIGGIGALISQSIKKYEALAYPELGPEAVARLTVEDFPAIVAIDCEGNNFYEVGQAPYKKI, from the coding sequence ATGTCAGAAGTAAAAAGAATAACAGCACCATTTGATAAAGAGGTGGCAAAAAGCCTAAAAGCAGGCGACAACGTCCTAATATCAGGCACTATCATAGCAGCTCGTGACGCTGCACATAAGGCACTTACTGAAACATTGGCACGCGGCGAAAAACTACCAGTTGAGCTAAAGGGTGAGACTATCTACTACGTCGGACCAACTCCAGCCAAGCCAAATCAAGCTATCGGTGCAGCAGGCCCAACAACAAGCGGCAGAATGGATAAATACACCCCAACTATGATAAATGAAGTTGGTATAAATGGTATGATCGGTAAAGGCTACAGGAGTGACGCAGTAGTCGAGGCTATGAAAAAATCATGCTGTGTTTATATGGTTGCTATCGGTGGCATCGGAGCGCTCATTAGCCAAAGTATCAAAAAATATGAAGCGCTGGCTTATCCAGAACTAGGACCAGAGGCAGTTGCTAGGCTTACAGTTGAGGATTTCCCAGCAATAGTTGCCATTGACTGCGAAGGTAATAACTTCTATGAAGTCGGTCAAGCACCTTACAAAAAGATATAA
- a CDS encoding cysteine permease: MQNILAPNEFLDDYVLGAELAKNAGISSNAYLFWKNVISAKFENSRIVFLRKNSIPVKFQNIIKTCTPLNGLIPTGVFCSFTSLAPSHLVAKNGSKIYELFKFYEICGIKFIDLKKFYDDFNLSYSYRIYIEKCKFFSPAPFEKRIKLTETMCLGYY; encoded by the coding sequence ATGCAAAATATACTCGCACCAAATGAGTTTTTAGATGATTATGTACTCGGTGCTGAGTTAGCTAAAAATGCCGGCATCTCATCAAATGCTTATCTTTTTTGGAAAAATGTCATAAGTGCTAAATTTGAAAACTCAAGAATAGTTTTTCTTAGAAAAAATAGCATTCCAGTCAAATTTCAAAACATTATAAAAACCTGCACACCTTTAAATGGCCTTATTCCAACAGGCGTATTTTGCTCTTTTACTTCGCTTGCTCCATCTCATCTTGTAGCAAAAAATGGCTCTAAGATATACGAGCTCTTTAAATTTTATGAGATTTGCGGTATCAAATTTATAGACTTGAAGAAATTTTATGATGATTTTAATCTTAGCTATTCTTATAGAATTTATATTGAAAAATGCAAATTTTTCTCACCTGCTCCATTTGAAAAACGCATAAAATTAACTGAAACGATGTGTCTTGGATATTACTAA